Genomic window (Bombus pascuorum chromosome 8, iyBomPasc1.1, whole genome shotgun sequence):
GTGCAATAGATACGGGACGATCGTCCTTCCAGCTCTTGCCTTTGTTCCTATTTTTACGGTCATtgtctcttttcctcttttgtgcttttgtacttttgttttcctgttgttttattctttcacCTTTCccatttttgattttttttttttgaaaaagcagatttataaataataaataggccgcggatttttatgcgaattttatttttacagaaaatttaaaagtacaaaaatgcAAACAGTATGATTACTATTAAAGATAATGTGTTATTACTGTTACTGATATCGCCATTATTCTTTATcagagaaattattatagatttttatattgttatctATATTGCTTTTGTCACTTTTTTAGATTTAAGCAGGAttcgaattaaatttcaagGAATTGGACTAATTTACGATTAGGATTAAAAACTATGCACTTTGGAATAGAATTTTCATCTTAGTTTTCCAATTTCTCTCCCTCATCTACCATTTGCTGCCATTTTTCATCcgttattttaaacaaataagaaaatcaaaaggaaaattggtattcttaaaaatacttcttgaaaatttgatcaccgttaatgtaatttataaaccTGTTCTTGTTTTATGTAGGATCGCAATATCGATCCCTCCAGCGTCAAGTGAGGAATTGCTGGCGGAAGGTGCGACTTCGTTTTCGCGATGTAACATGTACAATGTGAACTATACCGACATATTGGAGAGTGGTATCAGAGAGGCAGACCCATCCTGGCCAATAAAACCGTGTCAATATGGATGGACCTTTAATCACACGATGATACCATACAAATCTATAGCTGTCGAGGTAAAATCACAAGagataattatattctttatataaagTAACTTCAAATTTTCGACACcgattaatacatttttattcaaattaaaactGTTGGAACCGtcgttctataaatatttacggTCCTTCGTAAAGCTGCTGACGATAGCGTATAATGCAGTCATTAAAAAAGAAGTCCTTGTTGGTTGCACGAACTTAGACGTAGGTGTAATTACTTGTTATGCTGCTTGCATCTTAACAGAGCTCGTTTATAGCGGAACATAAAATTAACCTTGTCattcttaattatttgtacGTCTCGAACATGAATccgtttatataatatcacatAAATCGAAAAGTGAAAGGTACAACTGTACAATAGACAGATATTTCGAATTGAACGTATAAATACGCACTTGATAACTTCTTACgacttaagaaatttttatccaAATAATTTACCCAATAtttactgttattattattatttctaatttctatttctactattttattactaaaaaacTACTACTTAAATCGGAAGATACTATCTTCTACTTAAGAAACTTATATACCTTCCACTATGTCGAATTCTCTAATCGTATCCAAGAATTATGCAAACTACCTctactattttattactaaaaagTATTGCCAAAAGACTATAATTAACAATCCTACGACTAAGGTCCTCGATTCTGATGATATTAAAAACCTACGCAATTTATTATTCGTCCTTTCGTCGTCTTACTTATTCTCTTCATCTTCCATCGATTTTACAACCACGCCGTGTTTTTCCAACGAGCATAATACCATACAGCAACCATAAAGCATCCCCCATTTCTGTTTCAGCTGGAATGGGTATGCGATCATGCATTCCTCGGTTCAGCTGCACAATCGGCCTTCTTCGTCGGCAGCATTCTTGGAGGCTTAATATTCGGTTACATAGCCGACCATTGTGGCAGAATTCCGGCGTTGGTTGCGTGTAACGCGGTTGGCTTCATCGCGTCTGTTGGCACTGCGTTTTGCAACAGCTTCTGGAGCTTCTGCCTGGCGAGATTAGTCGTCGGTACCTCGTTCGATAACTGTTTCAACGTGCTTTTCATTATCGGTGAGTCATCGAGAAAATTATAAGAGAGAAAAACCAAAGCCGTTGAGAATAGAAAAACTATAATTTATGACCTAATAATGGGACACCGGTATCGGTCCCGTTTTACGTAACGATTAACTATTCATAACGTGTTTGAATAAATGTTCATTGCCCTACGTcggtttgttttttttaagtCAGATTTTTACTCGAATTTTATGATATCAGctttaagatatttaatagTAAATGATTTTACTGAAACTGTGTATCTTGGAATTATATCTCgtaatttgaaattcgttGTGTAATTGCATATTTAGTTtggtattaaaattacatgtgTCTAGGGATACTTTaaggtattttattttaaacgagaGGATACTtaattctgtataatttttctcgaattttctagtatgaaattatatctttcgAGTGACTTATTTCCCTATGGAAAATACTTTGTATTTTGGAATTGCATCTCgtaatttgaaattcgttGTGTAATTGCATATTTAGTTtggtattaaaattacatgtgTCTAGAGATACTTTaaggtattttattttaaacgacaGGATacttaattttgtataatttttctcgaattttctagtatgaaattatatctttcgAGTGAGTTATTTCCCTATGGAGAATAATCTTCGGTTATACCACGATTGCTGAGACACTGTCTGTTCGTTATTGAGATGAAAGCAGTGTtccttttaaaattctttttaattcaaaaCGATCTTACATTGTcgatgttaataatttataaaatccacaaataaatttgaagatttgaAATTAGATTGgtaaaagacgaagaaaggaaaaacctAAAGGAAATAAGGAAACAATATTATCTTATCAaatgaagaaatgaaattgacGAAACATTTGGGAAGATTTCTATAACGATGTAATACAATAacaatatcaaaaattattctttcagTGATCGAATATGTCGGTCCGAAATATCGAACTCTGGTAGCGAACATGTCGTTTGGACTTTATTTCGCGGCAGCCTCGAGTCTTCTGCCTTGGATCGCATATTGGATCTCAAATTGGAGGATTCTCAGCATGGTTACCGCGTGTCCTATGGTAGTTGCGTTTATAGGACCATGGATTGTTCCTGAAAGTGCACGGtaatttaattccaatttcttttttattctaaaaatataatacaaaaaaatcttttaagTAAATTAGTATATGATGGTATAGTAAACACTTAATCTTACGTCCCTTggattatttttgtatcttcgTATCATGgaaaaattccttaaaaataaTCCTcaaagaaatataagaaatctCTTTCACGTTAAAGTTTCTCTTAAAACATCAAAAGCCCTTTGAGATCGGaccataaaaattccaaaattataGCTGAATTAAATTGGGTAATATTTTATCCAGCAATACATACTATATCTTGGAATCGGTTATTACATCGATTCCTCTGTCTCGTAAATAAAACATCTCAAGGTCAACATCTTCTCGATAAGCCATCACATTTTTAACtgtgtaaaataaatgattgATACGTAACTAGACAGCGCTATCCAAATTTGCACAAAACGTTTGTTGATACAAAACGTTGATGTAAGTGATGATTCTTATAGGCTTTTATAAcgtttgtatatttcatatacttCCGTAGTTGGTACATAACCAGTGGCAGAGTGGACAAAGCGATCGAGATGCTGAAAAACTTCGCTAAAGTGAACGGTAAAGAGGTGAAGCAAGAAATATTCGATGAATTTGAGAAAAGTTGCAAGGCGATGAACGAGAAGGATCAATCGCATAATCAATATACTGTCTTACATCTCTTCAAGCTGCCACGACTGGGTCGTATCACTATCATACTCATTATTTATTGGTAAGTTAACCTTTCCATCGTCAATCGAACAAACTACACAGCTAGAACCTTTTACTTGTAAATTCTCAGCAAtgattagaatattattttagagGAAACGAAGACACCagagaaatttataatcatACACGAAAAGATATAGATAAGAAAGATATTCAATTTTACACTTCCTTTAcgtttcttatattttctttgtttttagTACTACGATAATTCCGAATCTTCCTGCATTTCCTAAAATAGAATTAACTAAGAATATGTTCTTAACTCTCAGCCTCACGGTTTCCTAATTATATTACACCGTTAATTCAACCAAGTTACCAATCAGCCTCGACGCTACTTCCCTGTCTCTATAAAACCAGTATTAAAATAGACACAAATTACCATAAACTAGATACAAACTACTCGAATGAACATTAAGAGAGTATATGGAGCATTTTATGTGGGTCATTAAGAACCTGCTTAAGTATATAATTAGCATCGATAAACGTCAAAGGCGAGAGAACGAGCACGCGAAGGATTAATAAACGATCTTGAAGTACAGTGTGATTTATACATGACTCGACTGATTTTTTTCTAGGTTGCTGATGGTGTGGGTGTTCGACGGTCACGTTTGGAACATGAAACTTCTGGACCCTGACGTTTTCACGTCGTTCTCTTTAGCCTCCCTCACGGAACTTCCGGCCGCTGTTCTGCTCGCCCTTTTCCTCGACAGATGGGGCAGACGATGGATGAGTTTCGCATCGATGTTCCTCTGTGGCATTTTCTCCTTTGTTGCCATCGCCACCCCCTCTGGTaacttcttttctattttttctttttttttatttcttgatAAATGACTTGTCAATCgatattattcaataaaatagcAGGAAAGTGTTAGTAGCAGTAAGAAAGCGGGGTTgaatttgatagaaaaaatCCGGTTTTATCGATCGACGTCGGTTTAAAAAGCGGTTCTCTGAAGCTTCTCAAGCGAAAGCTTTGGGAGATTGAGAAATGAAAGCTCGTGCTTGATGCAAGAATAATGTTTTTGTTAGATAGTAAGGAGATAAGCGGTAGCGTTAGAGGATATTCGCGTTTGCAAAGATATTAAAGAGTGGAAAatagacattttttaattcgtatttaGAATAGaactactatttttatttctccatcTTGCAACTAAATTTTCCTTCAAATTCTCTTTTATCGTTTATAGACAACAAACTCGAACGACATGATCATATAGATTCGTATTATTCAAAATCGTATTATAGAgaatttacaattatacaaTCTTGTCATTTTACttagtattaataataatcgaatgACTTgtcgtttattaatattcgcCACGATTAACTGGTTTTGTACCATTCGAAATAATGCTAAAGAGTATTCAAAATTCATATAATCTGACGATctgtaatgtaattaaaaaaaatatatttttatgtttcatcCTATGCCacagaattttaattactagTTTACGTATCctatgaaacgaaaaaaattgaaaatcgatgTGTTATGCAACTGCATGCAAATGTTTAACTAGACAAGCTTATAAAGTCTTTTTATCCAaatcttcctcttctcttcatttttttttttttctttttcacctTTAAATCCTATTCAATTAAGCATAATCCATTAACGATTGACATTTATTTCTCAACGCCACATACTCGACAGGGatgacatttaatttttaattggacCATGCGCGCATCGGGCGTATGTATCGCGCGTGGAATGCGGCGATCGTggcatttacatatttctcaACTTGTTCAAGGTTCGACAACGGTCGCCATGGCGATTATAGCGCGTCTTGGAGTGAATATCGCCGCGAATATTGGTTTCCAATATGCAGCGGAAATGCTGCCGACTGTGGTGAGAGCTCAGGGTGTGTCTTTGATCCATATCATCGGCTATATCGCCCACATTTTGGGACcctatattatttatctgGTAAGTGAATCGGAATTTCTATTAACGATATCGTACTTCTACGATCCAAGAGTTATTCAGactcttttttaatttacgacTAATATTCTCTGTTAGTGAGATACGTTTTTTGAAGTTCCtttaatttgtagaaaaattatgtTCCTCGTCGATCATGGattcttcttttaatcttACGTATCATGGAAACATTCGATATattctctttcgttttgtttaaCGCTATTAGGATTTTGCGAAAGAAATGTAACTTTTCTATTGTCTGTAACTAGGTTTCCAATACTATACCATAGCTTCGTTTCTAAACGaaacgaatatttacaaaatctaGTTGTGAGTAACACCAATGATCCTTTGTATATTGGCAACTTCTTCAAATTCTGTCTTTAATCAAACTCtttgtgtaaaaaaaaatattaagaatatagaaaattcaaaaagGAGTATTTATAAGGACATGCTGGATTATTGTGTCTGACTATTTTGTTCTGAATTATCAATTTGTCTTAAAGTGTACTATTATTTGTGTAATCTTTTTGCGAAAAATTAACTTATCCAGAAGTAGTCCATTTATTTCCTGAAAATCGAAGAGAAATTACCGGAAAGTGGAATTAATCGCTATAACTTCTAAAAGACATATATAATAGAGGTATAAAAGGAAGAATGTTTTTCACTCGATTTAGGCTGACATTGATCCATCTTTACCTCTGGTTGCCCTCGGTTTGCTGTCCTTTGGACACGCCTTCCTGACCCTTGGCTTACCAGAAACCTTGAACCAGGAACTACCAGAAACCCTACAGGAAGGTAACGACTTTGGCAAGGAACAAAATTTCTGGTGGGTTCCGTGTATATCCTCGTAAGTATAAATTCTTCTACGACATTCTTTCCCCACTTTACgtcaatataaatttactaataatcgtttatttcaatttgacaGGAGCAAAATGCTGAAAAAGTCTtacagaaagaagaaaggccTCTCGAATCCAGCGTTTGCTGGCAGTGTTCAAAAGATGGACTGTACTAGATTATAGCGATTGAACCTGGCGGTGGTGTGAAACTTGCCAAATCCTTTGTAAATATAGTTATTAAACGTGCGCGTGTGATGTTAGATGTTAAGGTATTTACGAACGTGTTGAGATTTGAGAGTTGTTGAGAGAAACTAGGAAGAAGTATCAGTTGTTGCAGTGAAAGAGACAAGAATCGTCAAATTACACAAGGTATACGTTTAAGCAATTAATAGACACTTCATCTGCGAAGTAGCTTTGTTGCACACAagataattttgttcaaagtgtatctttttttaatcgagATGAcggtataaaaattttaagaaatttaaaaaattaaaaacacggTATATAAAGTACATTGCGTTCACATATTGCGATGTTAATTATTTCGCCTATTATACCGTCGATAAAGTATTGAAAATGAGAAACGATTCAGGTATCTTATGTAAATGTACAATTAAATTCAGTATTGGATATACGTATTAAAGGAAACGATATATATGTTTTcctgttataaaaataatataccaTAGTATTTATACAACTTTCGCTTTAAAAATCGGAAAGAAGGatctatatctttttcttgatgctcttttcttttctttcttcgttgaaGGAATACTCTAGTTGAATTGACTTAACTATGAAATACTGTGAATAACAAAGGATCGCCACGAGACTCGAAACGCGAAAAGAGAGCTGTCTTCGCGCATTGTCAAGCTTTCAACAACTTGTCTCGTTTATTACGAATTTGTATCAATATAGGTGATTCATAAATCACTAACACTTGAAACGAGAGTTTCGATCGACTTTTAAACCGAAGTGTATTTTGCGTTTGCTCGATCAACGTGGCTTTTTTCATCGTTCATTTATACATCAACACGTTGAACGCTTTGAAAACTCTGAGATCtctgttatttaatttaaatatatatatattattctaatgaaatatcaagattgaaattcttttatgATATTCTGTTGTTTATGTTCTTTCAGtattaatacgaaaaatatctctatttgatatatttagatataataagaatattacttctAATAAATATCCTTTAATCCGTAATTACTGattattcataaaatgaaatgcattaaaacaattaattgcTAAGCGTTAATATTAACTCATTAGCTACCATCATACCCAAttgagattataaaaataaagttgtaGGATCTTTTTAAGCaggaatttttttaacagaaaggatattaacataattttcaatattctttagaaatttttctgCTTAAATCCAATGGAAaggcaataaataatttatagaattatataaaaattttagaagaaaatttgatagaTAATGAGTTCATTTTGAAAATGCTCAGGTTTAAATGTCACTTGAAACAGATCGAAACTCCGTCACGTGTTCGattagaaatagtaaaattcTGATTCGTGAAGAGACGCGAATATCTATTCCCAATCTCGTTCCTTTCGATCCTCCGACCTGTTCGTCTTAAACGCACAATCTCCGTTATACCATCTTTAAACGATGATTCTAGCAATTAGAATCATTCGATCGTTAGAATCATTCGCGTACTTATGAGACTAGCCCCTGCTTTCAGTTACCGATTAAAAAGACATACTATTCTTCGTTGCAAGTATCAGCTATCGTTCCTCAAGATCTGAGATTCTTCGAAATATTCCTACGCTAGAGATTCAACTGTACATAATTGTTCAAGGCTACAAGTTAGTTCGATCCTCGTGATGCAATGGATAATAATTCGATCGTCTGGAAAATAATTCTGGACGAGAGAATTCTCATTTAACCCTTGACGGTCTAATCATGTACAATATCATAATCAAGAACGAattcttctaaatttttaatctcgAAACTACACAGGACCGATACATGTTAATCTGAATCgctaataaatattaagagaGTCTTACGGAGTTATAATATCGACATCTCTTATCAATACGATAGTGATATAATAATGTGATATGGTACAGAGTGTTTCGTAACTGATGATTCTTTgtgttttcgagaaaataaattttgaatatgtTTTGTGAATGTCTTGTGAACACGagttgacaaattttcagaatttcatTCTCTCGAACGTCGTACGAAAATCtttcattctatattttcaacaGATCTTTTCACATAGTGTTATCCTGTACCACTAATCACTGATCATCACAGTATCAATTAccagacaccctgtataatacAGAATATACTTCAAATATCCGTATAATGAagcatttcattttctataattaattataattcagtTCAGCTTCTAAGGGTTAATACATTGTAACATAAGTGATCGTTATTGTAGAACTCCTAATTATAAGATGGAGTTAGATTAGACGTACAATGATGAACAAGGATCATCGAGcattaatgtatttaattatagagacatttagagatttatttttgttcggAGGATCCGTCGATGTGTGTGCAAATAAAAAGCAGAATTGTTTCTTAGATTAAGGTTTATGGAAGTTTTATTCGGTGAATTAATCCTATGGACGTGAGTGTATGCGTGAGTGTATATGTGAGTGAAGTAGGAGGATGATTATGAATACTATGAATAGGTATTCTTCAGATTAATTGCGTTGTTATTGGCACAACGACGAACACTGATCGTCATACGATGGCACGCTTacaatatattcttttctttctttttttcttcttcctaaATCATAGAAACAGTCAATCAGAGctacttttttttaaacgtaCGCACAACTCGTTTTAGATAGATAAACCCAGCAGTTGGTGctaaagaaattataacaataattaaaaaagtctTCAAgttcgaattttattaatattgtacgttatttaaaattgtataaaagaatataacgaaCAGAagcaaattttcaagttttaagagttttaagtaaaacgaagtaaaaaatgttaagtaatctttaaaaatacgtGGATAATCGttcaaaagatataaaactttttctttccacaaagaaaaattatctaaACGCACTATTTCTTTTAAACAAGATTCTATCCAGTATATTCcagtaaaaaatgttaaaaacattaaaggaatcaaaaatttcaatgtaattAACACAtctctaattaataatttacataacaatttcaatattattccaCGTAATctttgattataaaattagcACCAACCGCTGAACGATTCGAACGTTTGTATCGCAAATGAAAATTagcattaaaattataaaagcacttaaaagataataataaaaattatacaggaACAGGATTTCTAGGCTCGCCCTTCTTAGAATTAAGGCTTACAAATTCTTAAAcgtaaacgataaaaataaaaattaacgtaggagaatagaaaaataatatgttcgATTTTTTCTCGTACAAAAATCGTCAGACTGATCTTTCTTCGTGccttttaattgaattattattaaaaatcagaTAATTATCGTTCACAGGAGTGATAGTGTTGATGTCTATTGAAGTGTGTCTTATGGTAGCAAGGCAACGACCAGAAATGTTGGTCCCTTCCGAATTCTTCGCCTTGCTTGATGGTCTGAGGAAGATTCTGGCCGACAGTTTCCGGCAGAAACAGGACCAGTGCGGCGCCAAAAAAGGACACCGTGCTGATAATCAGCATTGGAAATCCCTCCCAAATTGCAACCTAATGaacaaatattcatttacatGAGCAAAAGTTAAATACCATGAAAATTTGGTTGAAGTATTTCtcatttaaaaagtttcattagAAAGTTTCAACCAATATGCTTTCATATCttaaattattccataattttttattttaaatttcaattttttaattaaagatcaGTTAAAGAAAAGCACTGGTTGCAACTTCCAAAACGTGCTTTCTagaaagtaagaaatattttgatcagatttttataatattcaactTCTTCAGGAAACAACTTGTTTTAAGGTAAGACAAAAaactattttacatttttatgagaAAGATGCTAATACATGAGagcttttcattcgtttctaaTAGCGCTTATTGTATCTTTTGGAATAAATTCAAGAGAAGTTGAACGTAGATACACGTAACtgtatttcaaaaatgttGTGACAGTAATAgtagtataaatatttatttaccgaGTCAGTGATATATGGCGCCAAAGTGTGTGCAATTATTCCGAAAATATGAATGAAAGATACGCCCTGCGATCTGACTGGTGTGGGTAGAAGTTCTGCTGCATACTGAAGACCAACATTGGCTGCCATATTCAGACAGAATCGCGACAATACTGACATTACTAATTTCGCGGTCACTGgagaataaattacaaaatacagaaTTAATCCTGGGTACACAATACTTGATTATAAGtttagttaaaaatatagttcgATCAAAGCTTaatcaaaatcaaattaaaatttcacacAAACTTTAAACTTCTATAAATCTGCAAATTCAACAAAACCAAcatgtagaaaattattgcttCTAAAATGTGCAAACCTCTTTCAATTTCGCCACTAAATTAATTCCTAATTTTTCCTAAATTCTATTTCCATCAAACtaattattttccaagatTAATACCTTCGAAGCttccaaaattcttttacgTTCATCGTCAACTTAATTTcagatttttctaaataatactTCATTATAATCCTAATTTTACTCGAATAAACAAATCAATATATTTACTGGACTGCAGTATAAGTTCAGCGATACTGAGTACACAGGTCATTGCCAGAGTGAGAAATCCGCAGAGTCTACGACCCCATCGGTCGAGCAACAGGGCGAGCAATAACCCAGCTGGAAGTTCTGTGGCACAGGCGATCGAGAACGACACGAACACCGAGCTCTGGATaagttttaacgaatacacgtGGGCGTCGAACGAGATCACGGTGAAACACCTACAAGACAACATCGATTATTTATCAAGGTTTTCTCACAACATGAACTCGTATCTTATACTCGCCAGAATGCAACTAGAAGAATAGTGTTTTTCGCCAACCGGGGCGTTTTGAACAGATCGAGCAGCGTTGCTGTTTCTTGAATTTTGTCCGATGACTCCATGTTACTCTGCAAGAATTTATTTCGAgaataattaacgaaagaTATAATACGAGTCGTGCCTTTAGCCCTTACACAATTCAAAATTCATAACAcactaaaaagaaattttattttcattttattcgtcaTTAATAGATAGCACGAATAGTCGCAAGTTCtaaggtaaatttaaaaacacgtTGTTTGTTATTGCTATTTTTCTTTGCATTCTGATTTATGAAATTAGTCGGCATGGCTTCTGATATCGAGGTTTATTAACATAATGGGTGATTGGCTGATTAAATACTTTTCTGATCTCTGCGAAATACAATCGGGGACAAAACTAAGTGGACTGATGgaggaaatgtaaaaattcatttcaacCATTTGCTAAACTATCTGCATAATATTAgaaggaaatataataaataagactCAAGTATATGACGCTGATACTAGTTTGATTATACTTTCTTCACATATATTTCCACTAACTATAGCAGCTTATTTTTATCCCCGATTGTGCGTTATActtgtactaaatatctttcaatttttatataaattcccAGATTTACTTCAAACTTTGTACGAAATcgatataatacaaatataatcgcGACAGCCAAGTTTCATTtcacatttcatttttcatcacgttttatttttaaaacgtgACTATAAGCGttaaaatactttcgcgagtcTGTGTATCATCGACGcatatcaaatatatctgTCAGCACAGATTCAAATACTTTACCGTACGATTTCGCGTAAACtttctaaaattctatttgaTCGAACTTACTACGAATATATCGTAAATACGCGAGTCCGGATTTCTACGGTTGATCCTAGCTATTCTTCGTAGTTTCTCAACAACTTTGTCCATCATCCCATTGGAAACGTACCACCTTGAACAGGGCAAATACGAGTGATATGGATCGATAagtaaatttgcataaatctCAAAGCGCAAGTTGAGAATTTGAATAATCGAACGATTACGAGTTTACTTACCGGGCGCTCTCGGGAAGAATCCACGGTGTGATAGCAACGGATAACAGAGGTATGGCAGTGACGTAAGTGAAATATCTCCAGTTCGCGATATAGTAAGCTATCCATGGTAAAATTGTACTGGCCACTGCGAAGTATACGCCAAAGGCGATGTTCACGACCAACGTTCGTTTCGACACAGCCATATATTCGAGCACTGTGGAATAATTGATCGTCGATGACTCTCGGAATAATTGATTATTATATCGAGATACTTAACGACGATTATTCTTTATGTTACAGTGATGGAACATGGAAGATTTATCGAGTGAAACcggttattattaatatgaaGCAATTGACGACGAGCCGAATGAACGATACCATCAACTTAATTGTAGGATAATTGTGagattacaaatataattccGACTTTAAATTAATCCATTTACTCTGCAAACGTGAATGTTCCGAGTTTCAGCTGGTTCGTATAACAAAATGCGCTACATAATGCACGTGTTTTGCTTCTAACGTATTTAAACGAATTACGCGTAAAATTTTgtgataattttcatttcgaacgAATATATAACTCGATTTAACAATATCAAGATATAACCATCCTCGACAACATgaaaatcgatgaaacgatCTTTAACGATAACAAAATCAATATATTCATCTCTGGTGGTGGCAAAAGCTCTTGAATCGATCACTCGAACCGTATAATTCAATCAAGTACAGCAACGTCAAAATTATCTTCGAGAAACAATTCATCAAAAATTTCTCACGCCTCGAACATTATCTTTCACGTAATAGAAACATTGACTTCATACTAACGTTATCTCTCGCGTAACTGAAACATTGACTTATCGGTTGAATCCCTCGCACTTTCTACTTCGTAGAAGGCTTACCGATAATCAGAGGAATGTTGATACAGTTATCGAACGCCAATCCAGTGAGGAACCTGCAGATGGCGAATGACCAAAAACTATTTGCGCTGGCAGTGAAAATGGA
Coding sequences:
- the LOC132909641 gene encoding carcinine transporter-like, with translation MTIMVESVKAEEGERPKIETFDDILPYVGEASRYQWFLFIMLLPFTFVYAFLYFTQFFITLLPAEHWCTVPELERWNLTDKQKIAISIPPASSEELLAEGATSFSRCNMYNVNYTDILESGIREADPSWPIKPCQYGWTFNHTMIPYKSIAVELEWVCDHAFLGSAAQSAFFVGSILGGLIFGYIADHCGRIPALVACNAVGFIASVGTAFCNSFWSFCLARLVVGTSFDNCFNVLFIIVIEYVGPKYRTLVANMSFGLYFAAASSLLPWIAYWISNWRILSMVTACPMVVAFIGPWIVPESARWYITSGRVDKAIEMLKNFAKVNGKEVKQEIFDEFEKSCKAMNEKDQSHNQYTVLHLFKLPRLGRITIILIIYWLLMVWVFDGHVWNMKLLDPDVFTSFSLASLTELPAAVLLALFLDRWGRRWMSFASMFLCGIFSFVAIATPSGSTTVAMAIIARLGVNIAANIGFQYAAEMLPTVVRAQGVSLIHIIGYIAHILGPYIIYLADIDPSLPLVALGLLSFGHAFLTLGLPETLNQELPETLQEGNDFGKEQNFWWVPCISSSKMLKKSYRKKKGLSNPAFAGSVQKMDCTRL